In Oryza brachyantha chromosome 2, ObraRS2, whole genome shotgun sequence, a single window of DNA contains:
- the LOC102719928 gene encoding uncharacterized protein LOC102719928 isoform X1, producing the protein MASQADNMMDKVTQAVENLKEEWSQTVVQLEGCIAAIESCGKMGKGTEEASSLPRLNGSAQDALQLLNSLQCRLDPLAEQLPTFEEVQSGQATLQSWKEQYQKLRTRLRNANLQANTNIKKAAQEERELLLGGGEESTVRRRNLQTKAGMTSAAESITESLRRSRQLMVQEVERSANTLATFDESTSVLRKAEGEYQGHRSLLMRTRGLLSTMQRQDVLDRIILTIGFIIFSLAVLYVVSRRIGLLTLQRKLADAIRSGSISAEDVIAKFQHGPAPAVAPPAPAPPIYDEL; encoded by the exons ATGGCTTCTCAAGCAG ATAATATGATGGACAAGGTCACACAAGCTGTTGAGAACCTGAAGGAGGAATGGAGTCAAACTGTTGTGCAGCTTGAAGGGTGCATTGCTGCAATTGAATCATGTGGGAAGATGGGAAAGGGGACAGAGGAAGCAAGTTCCCTTCCTAGGTTGAACGGTTCTGCGCAGGATGCGCTGCAATTGCTCAACTCACTACAGTGCAGGCTTGATCCTCTGGCAGAGCAATTACCCACTTTTGAAGAAGTGCAGTCTGGCCAAGCAACCTTGCAGTCATGGAAGGAACAGTATCAGAA GCTACGCACAAGGCTGAGGAATGCAAACCTACAAGCTAatacaaacattaaaaaagcTGCTCAAGAAGAA AGGGAGCTTCTTTTAGGGGGTGGAGAAGAATCTACCGTCCGAAGGCGTAATCTACA GACAAAGGCTGGGATGACGTCTGCTGCAGAAAGTATAACTGAGAGCCTCCGCCGATCTCGCCAATTGATGGTTCAG GAAGTGGAAAGAAGTGCAAATACCTTGGCAACATTTG ATGAATCAACCAGTGTCCTCCGGAAGGCTGAAGGTGAATATCAAGGACACCGCTCTTTGCTGATGCGTACCCGTGGTTTGCTATCTACAATGCAACGGCAAGATGTTCTTGATAG GATCATCCTTACCATTGGGTTTATCATTTTCTCCTTGGCGGTTCTATATGTTGTCTCACGACGTATTGGCCTTTTGACATTGCAAAGGAAGCTGGCTGATGCCATCAGATCAGGCTCAATATCAGCTGAAGACGTTATCGCAAAATTCCAGCATGGGCCTGCCCCTGCTGTTGcacctcctgctcctgctcctcccaTTTATGATGAACTATGA
- the LOC102720401 gene encoding uncharacterized protein LOC102720401, with protein sequence MAMVAENHQPPAQSLRLVLAPPPPPPPPPLPLAYKHHCKVCKKGFMCGRALGGHMRAHGIVDDDDGASRDDTIDDDDLQSSPYDGGGGEPSEMMTGSPTTATTTTRHMYALRTNPGRLRNCRVCENCGKEFNSWKMLLDHGRCSFVEEDHLDGLPHSSAYHDCGDDGEDDGEDIGLAPEWSKGKRSRRAKVMSVGTGSVSEVQPSAPSTEEEDLANFLVMLSSSSSSRATQPIVVDTDQESCASANKAEERSMILVPQPISIAAPVMAQMTVIAPQVVPHHVPTVPRGMFECKACKKVFSSHQALGGHRASHKKVKGCFAAKLESNRNENQQQQQHVAAAPQENNKATTSHAIPEIGTDASMLSPNVDADIKGKSAGIDEVVIATPVSDMAMTMAVDNLAPALGPATVSPFKKKGKVHECSICHRVFTSGQALGGHKRCHWLTSSSTDPLTKLQPIAQDHAMVAAMCHQLTLGRPIFDACDQRILDLNIPTNPLTEARQQQAAGLNDGALCLNAAAAAASVYLQSWTGHSNGSQVNKTTVTSSRVNDAAGDVATEDEADSTSAKRAKIGDLKDMNVAGESMPWLQVGIGISSESKEKSTQE encoded by the coding sequence ATGGCGATGGTCGCAGAGAACCATCAGCCACCGGCGCAGTCGCTGCGGCTGGtcctggcgccgccgccgcctcctcctcctcctcccctgccGCTGGCGTACAAGCACCATTGCAAGGTGTGCAAGAAGGGGTTCATGTGCGGCCGCGCGCTGGGTGGCCACATGAGGGCGCACGGcatcgtcgacgacgacgacggggctAGCCGTGACGACAcgattgatgatgatgacttGCAGTCGTCTCCATatgatggtggtggcggtgagcCATCGGAGATGATGACCGGGAGCCCCACGACAGCGACAACGACGACTAGACATATGTACGCTTTACGGACCAATCCTGGGCGACTGAGAAACTGCAGGGTATGCGAAAACTGCGGGAAGGAATTCAACTCATGGAAGATGTTGCTAGATCATGGTAGGTGCAGCTTCGTTGAGGAAGATCATCTCGATGGCTTGCCCCATTCATCGGCATACCATGACTGCGGCGATGATGGGGAGGACGATGGTGAGGATATAGGTTTAGCCCCAGAGTGGTCTAAAGGAAAGCGCTCCCGACGTGCTAAAGTGATGAGTGTTGGGACTGGCTCTGTGTCTGAAGTACAGCCATCGGCCCCGTCGACAGAAGAGGAAGATCTTGCCAACTTTCTAGTGATGCtctcctcatcatcatcgtcacGTGCTACGCAGCCCATTGTCGTAGATACGGACCAAGAGTCTTGTGCGTCAGCTAACAAGGCAGAGGAGAGAAGCATGATTTTGGTGCCACAACCAATCTCAATAGCCGCACCTGTGATGGCTCAAATGACGGTGATCGCTCCACAAGTGGTGCCACATCACGTTCCAACCGTGCCACGCGGTATGTTTGAGTGCAAGGCCTGCAAGAAAGTATTTTCATCGCACCAAGCGCTCGGTGGTCACCGTGCTAGCCACAAGAAGGTAAAAGGTTGTTTCGCCGCCAAGCTCGAGAGCAATCGTAATGAGaatcagcagcaacaacagcacGTCGCAGCTGCTCCTCAAGAGAATAACAAGGCTACTACCTCCCATGCCATCCCAGAAATCGGTACGGACGCAAGCATGTTAAGTCCCAATGTCGATGCTGATATCAAGGGGAAGAGTGCTGGCATAGACGAAGTTGTCATTGCCACCCCTGTGTCGGATATGGCCATGACGATGGCGGTCGACAACCTTGCACCAGCATTAGGCCCGGCCACCGTCTCTCCATTTAAGAAAAAAGGGAAGGTGCATGAGTGTTCAATCTGTCACCGGGTGTTCACGTCAGGGCAAGCCCTTGGTGGCCACAAGCGATGCCACTGGCTCACGTCGAGCTCGACAGACCCACTCACGAAGCTCCAGCCCATTGCCCAAGACCATGCCATGGTGGCCGCCATGTGTCACCAGCTCACCCTTGGCCGCCCAATATTCGATGCTTGCGACCAGCGCATCCTAGATCTCAACATACCCACAAATCCGTTGACTGAGGCCAGGCAGCAACAGGCTGCAGGGCTCAACGACGGCGCGCTATGTctcaacgccgccgccgccgcggcgtcggtgTACTTGCAGTCGTGGACAGGTCACAGCAACGGGAGCCAGGTGAACAAAACTACCGTGACGAGCAGCCGCGTGAACGACGCAGCGGGTGACGTGGCCACAGAGGACGAAGCGGACAGCACGAGCGCCAAGAGAGCCAAGATCGGTGACCTCAAGGACATGAACGTGGCAGGGGAGTCGATGCCCTGGTTGCAGGTTGGCATTGGAATTTCGTCGGAGAGCAAAGAAAAGAGCACGCAGGAGTGA
- the LOC102719928 gene encoding uncharacterized protein LOC102719928 isoform X2 encodes MMDKVTQAVENLKEEWSQTVVQLEGCIAAIESCGKMGKGTEEASSLPRLNGSAQDALQLLNSLQCRLDPLAEQLPTFEEVQSGQATLQSWKEQYQKLRTRLRNANLQANTNIKKAAQEERELLLGGGEESTVRRRNLQTKAGMTSAAESITESLRRSRQLMVQEVERSANTLATFDESTSVLRKAEGEYQGHRSLLMRTRGLLSTMQRQDVLDRIILTIGFIIFSLAVLYVVSRRIGLLTLQRKLADAIRSGSISAEDVIAKFQHGPAPAVAPPAPAPPIYDEL; translated from the exons ATGATGGACAAGGTCACACAAGCTGTTGAGAACCTGAAGGAGGAATGGAGTCAAACTGTTGTGCAGCTTGAAGGGTGCATTGCTGCAATTGAATCATGTGGGAAGATGGGAAAGGGGACAGAGGAAGCAAGTTCCCTTCCTAGGTTGAACGGTTCTGCGCAGGATGCGCTGCAATTGCTCAACTCACTACAGTGCAGGCTTGATCCTCTGGCAGAGCAATTACCCACTTTTGAAGAAGTGCAGTCTGGCCAAGCAACCTTGCAGTCATGGAAGGAACAGTATCAGAA GCTACGCACAAGGCTGAGGAATGCAAACCTACAAGCTAatacaaacattaaaaaagcTGCTCAAGAAGAA AGGGAGCTTCTTTTAGGGGGTGGAGAAGAATCTACCGTCCGAAGGCGTAATCTACA GACAAAGGCTGGGATGACGTCTGCTGCAGAAAGTATAACTGAGAGCCTCCGCCGATCTCGCCAATTGATGGTTCAG GAAGTGGAAAGAAGTGCAAATACCTTGGCAACATTTG ATGAATCAACCAGTGTCCTCCGGAAGGCTGAAGGTGAATATCAAGGACACCGCTCTTTGCTGATGCGTACCCGTGGTTTGCTATCTACAATGCAACGGCAAGATGTTCTTGATAG GATCATCCTTACCATTGGGTTTATCATTTTCTCCTTGGCGGTTCTATATGTTGTCTCACGACGTATTGGCCTTTTGACATTGCAAAGGAAGCTGGCTGATGCCATCAGATCAGGCTCAATATCAGCTGAAGACGTTATCGCAAAATTCCAGCATGGGCCTGCCCCTGCTGTTGcacctcctgctcctgctcctcccaTTTATGATGAACTATGA